The Bartonella sp. HY328 genome contains the following window.
ATTTCTGCCGCATCCATATTATCTTCTTGTTTTTTCCATGCGCCAGCCGTTTGTGGTTTTACAAAAAATCGCACTATTTCAGGAATGGCTTGTTTAAGTTCAACTTCCAATCGCTCGACACAATTCTCAATTTCCGGTGCGGTCAAATGATCTTCAAATTCAAGACTCAGATTAACAAGAATCTGATGTGGTCCAAGTTGTGCTGTTAAAACGCCATTGACCTTTTGCACGTCTTTATCTTTTGATGCAATATCGATAATTGTTGCCTGCATTTCAGGTAAAGCTTGCTCGCCTACTAAAAGCCCTTTACATTCTCGTGCTAAAAATATGGCTGTTAAAGCCAATACTAAGCCGATACCCATCGAGGCAATGCCATCATAAATTGGATTATGGGTGACTACACTTGCAGTAATTCCTAAAGCCGCAATAAATAAACCCAGTAAGGCTGCGCTATCTTCAAACAACACTGAAAAAACGGTAGGATCTTTTGATTGCCTTACTGCCGCAAAATAGCCGAGCTGCCCTTTTTGCATGCGAAAGGCGCGCAGTGCAACAAACCATGATGCCCCTTCAAAAATAATAGAAGCACCAATAACAATATAGTTCACAAAAACATCGCGTATTGGTTCAGGATTTAAGACATGGATAATGCCTTGATAAAAGGAAACCCCAGCACCAAGCGCAAAAACCAATAGAGCTACAATGAAACTCCAAAAATATAACTCTCTGCCATAACCAAAAGGATGGGTGCGGTCGGCAGTAAGGGCGGCGCGCTTTAAGCCATAAAGCAATAATAATTCATTGCCGGTATCGGTAAGTGAGTGTACGCCTTCGGACATCATTGCTGACGAGCCAGTAAAAAAGGCCGCAAAAAATTTGGTTATCGCTATAAAGAAATTACCGGCAAGCGCCGCATAAATTACAGTTTTTGAGCCTTTTGGTGCCGCCATTATCGGATTTCCTTAAACTATGGCAGAAATGGATTGTTGCCTTTAATCAAAGAGCTTTCAATGTCTTTTGGCTTGGATAGCAATCTGCAGCTAAGCCGTTTTTTTGCTGCCATTGACC
Protein-coding sequences here:
- a CDS encoding cation diffusion facilitator family transporter, producing the protein MAAPKGSKTVIYAALAGNFFIAITKFFAAFFTGSSAMMSEGVHSLTDTGNELLLLYGLKRAALTADRTHPFGYGRELYFWSFIVALLVFALGAGVSFYQGIIHVLNPEPIRDVFVNYIVIGASIIFEGASWFVALRAFRMQKGQLGYFAAVRQSKDPTVFSVLFEDSAALLGLFIAALGITASVVTHNPIYDGIASMGIGLVLALTAIFLARECKGLLVGEQALPEMQATIIDIASKDKDVQKVNGVLTAQLGPHQILVNLSLEFEDHLTAPEIENCVERLEVELKQAIPEIVRFFVKPQTAGAWKKQEDNMDAAEIANNS